AAAAAATTGAAAGGAAAACGCCGTCGAAGTTTGAAAGGCACGGCACCGATCGAATCTTTGCCCAGATCCTTTCACCGAAAAAAACCAATTTCTCGGGGGTGCCCGTTTTCGTTCCGGGAGGTTCCGGGGGCGCCACTGCTTCGCACGCGCGGACCGCATTCCACGTGCAAACCCATGCCTTCTCGCGCACTCGACCTCGCCGCACTTGGCCTCGCAGCCGAGGAAAACGACGAGACGGCCATCCGGAGAGCCTTCCTGCGCAAGTCGAGGACCGCCCACCCGGACAAGGGCGGAACGAACGAGGAATTCGTCGCTTTACGGGATGCGTACGAGCGACTGCAGAAGAACGTCTACGCGGCTTCGGCGCTGCCGGCCCGCGCCAGCCAGAACAACCACGGCTGGCACGGCGCCAGCGCAGGCGCGTATTACGGCGATTACGAAGATTACGACGAATACTCGGAAGAAGGGGAGTCCCACTACGAATGGTTCGATGAGAACTGGTACAACGAGAATTTCGAGGACAACGAGGATGCATTTTACAGCAAGTTTCACAAGAGAGAGatgaccgaggaggagagacggacgaggaggcaGGACTTCCTGAAGCGGAACAAGGACCCCTTATGCCAGGACAGGAAGGCTAAGCCGGGTGAGCCG
The genomic region above belongs to Micromonas commoda chromosome 4, complete sequence and contains:
- a CDS encoding predicted protein, producing MPSRALDLAALGLAAEENDETAIRRAFLRKSRTAHPDKGGTNEEFVALRDAYERLQKNVYAASALPARASQNNHGWHGASAGAYYGDYEDYDEYSEEGESHYEWFDENWYNENFEDNEDAFYSKFHKREMTEEERRTRRQDFLKRNKDPLCQDRKAKPGEPKCDSCRYYRGIRRDHADFRGVDFSAYSRHPEGRITCWICKLKFRTVMTKIKAEQKSWQDAEGNRLGKVLEGKAGLFRILREDNRTFCQQPKTEYEKDTRLSEYYWVEDLQKIAQKQPAIPRSPKKRRVSENAVPGTPAREPRRQRVNDGGSPN